From Paenibacillus sp. GP183, one genomic window encodes:
- a CDS encoding GntG family PLP-dependent aldolase — MSLLDLRSDTVSLPTDEMLRSIYSAKLGDDILGEDPTVQELEELGSNIFGKEAGMLTVSGTMSNQIAVMVSTQRGQEVILGKESHMYNLENAALAALSQVQVRTIPSETGYFDPYEIEKAIQTPNIQTTSTGLICLENTYNLNQGLVMTVDNIREISKIAIKYGIPTFMDGARIFNAAEASGIDVKEIVDSVDAVQVCLTKGLAAPLGSLLLGTKSFIKEARRVRQRLGGGMRQAGIIAAPGIIALNKMRFRLWEDHEHARLLAEGLKNLHEHLVDLQKVQTNIVCVDITPFGIESDEFLRRMLEQGIKLKKIGPQQFRMVLYYQISKTDIERIIESFKIALQL; from the coding sequence ATGAGTCTGCTTGATTTAAGAAGCGATACTGTTAGTTTACCCACGGATGAGATGTTAAGATCCATTTATTCGGCCAAACTAGGCGATGATATATTAGGAGAGGATCCTACCGTTCAGGAGCTTGAGGAATTAGGATCTAACATTTTTGGTAAAGAAGCCGGTATGCTGACTGTCTCGGGTACAATGTCCAATCAGATTGCCGTCATGGTCTCGACTCAAAGAGGGCAGGAAGTGATCTTAGGGAAAGAATCCCACATGTATAACTTGGAAAATGCCGCTTTAGCTGCATTAAGTCAGGTACAGGTAAGGACCATCCCTTCCGAGACCGGATATTTTGACCCATATGAAATTGAAAAAGCGATACAAACTCCAAACATCCAGACCACCTCTACCGGTTTGATTTGTCTTGAGAATACGTATAACCTGAATCAAGGATTGGTAATGACTGTTGACAATATAAGAGAAATTAGTAAAATTGCAATTAAATACGGTATACCGACATTTATGGACGGGGCGCGGATCTTTAATGCTGCAGAGGCATCGGGAATAGATGTAAAGGAAATTGTGGACAGTGTTGACGCCGTCCAAGTATGCTTAACGAAGGGATTGGCAGCTCCACTAGGGTCCTTATTACTTGGAACTAAATCATTTATAAAAGAAGCTCGAAGAGTTAGACAACGTTTAGGCGGAGGTATGCGCCAGGCAGGAATCATCGCCGCCCCGGGGATCATAGCTCTTAATAAAATGAGATTTCGCTTATGGGAAGATCATGAACATGCCCGGTTACTTGCCGAAGGATTAAAAAACTTGCATGAGCATCTCGTCGATTTGCAAAAAGTGCAGACGAATATCGTGTGCGTCGACATTACTCCATTCGGTATCGAAAGTGATGAATTTTTAAGACGTATGCTGGAGCAGGGAATAAAGCTTAAAAAAATCGGTCCCCAACAATTTCGAATGGTGCTTTATTATCAAATAAGTAAAACCGATATAGAAAGAATAATCGAGTCATTTAAAATTGCACTCCAGTTGTAA
- a CDS encoding sulfite exporter TauE/SafE family protein, whose amino-acid sequence MLLFTMFLMGIVLGFTGTGGSGFIIALLVVAFGIPIHTALGVSLASMVFSTFTGSISHFREGNVNIRIGLAMGGFGALGAYAGTWISSGIDSNRLVWMTGSMLILSGILIWIRTRLAAAKQQDGKDGNPETSPLPMPFWISVMFSGIGTGLLSGVFGIGSTPFIQLALLILFGLSLRQAVGTTMLVITPIAIFASLGFLQNGHFDWLLLLKVTVGTMIGSYVGAKFTKRAPKLILRISMMSVPIAGGLLLLVRNWLLV is encoded by the coding sequence ATGCTTTTATTCACAATGTTCCTGATGGGGATCGTCCTCGGCTTTACCGGAACCGGCGGATCTGGTTTTATTATCGCCTTGCTCGTTGTCGCTTTCGGTATCCCGATTCATACCGCGCTTGGAGTGTCCTTGGCATCTATGGTATTTTCAACCTTTACAGGTTCTATCAGCCATTTTCGTGAAGGGAATGTAAATATTCGTATCGGGTTGGCCATGGGAGGCTTTGGAGCGTTGGGCGCATATGCGGGCACATGGATCTCTTCCGGCATCGACTCGAATCGTTTGGTTTGGATGACTGGAAGCATGCTCATCCTATCCGGCATTTTGATTTGGATACGTACACGGCTGGCTGCTGCAAAGCAGCAGGACGGAAAAGATGGAAATCCGGAAACCTCACCACTGCCCATGCCATTCTGGATCAGCGTGATGTTTTCAGGGATAGGAACAGGGCTGTTATCCGGAGTATTTGGAATCGGTTCAACCCCTTTCATACAACTTGCCTTACTTATCTTATTTGGCCTCTCCTTGCGCCAAGCGGTGGGTACGACTATGTTGGTTATTACGCCAATCGCCATATTTGCCTCATTGGGTTTCTTGCAGAACGGTCACTTCGACTGGCTGCTGCTGCTTAAGGTTACGGTCGGTACGATGATAGGCTCTTATGTGGGGGCCAAATTTACAAAGCGTGCTCCAAAACTCATTCTTCGCATCTCCATGATGTC